From Macaca mulatta isolate MMU2019108-1 chromosome 3, T2T-MMU8v2.0, whole genome shotgun sequence, the proteins below share one genomic window:
- the FASTK gene encoding fas-activated serine/threonine kinase isoform X3, whose amino-acid sequence MRRPRGEPGPRAPRPTEGATCAGPGESWSPSPNSMLRVLLSAQTSPARLSGLLLIPPVQPCCLGLSKWADRPLGGGPSAGPVQGLQRLLEQAKSPGELLRWLGQNPTKVRVHHYSVALRRLGQLLGSRPRPPPVEQATLQDLSQLIIRNCPSFDIHTIHVCLHLAVLLGFPSDGPLVCALEQERRLRLPPKPPPPLQPLLREARPEELTPHVMVLLAQHLARHRLREPQLLEAIAHFLVVQETQLSSKVVQKLVLPFGRLNYLPLEQQFMPCLERILAREAGVAPLATVNILMSLCQLRCLPFRALHFVFSPGFINYISGTPHALIVRRYLSLLDTAVELELPGYRGPRLPRRQQVPIFPQPLITDRARCKYSHKDIVAEGLRQLLGEEKYRQDLTVPPGYCTDFLLCVGSSGAVLPVRTQDPFLPYPPRSCLQGQAASSPTTRDPAQRVVLVLRERWHFCRDGRVLLGSRALRERHLGLMGYQLLPLPFEELESQRGLPQLKSYLRQKLQALGLRWGPEGG is encoded by the exons ATGAGGAGGCCGCGGGGGGAACCCGGCCCCCGGGCCCCGAGACCGACTGAGGGAGCGACCTGCGCAGGGCCCGGGGAGTCAT GGTCTCCATCACCCAACTCCATGCTTCGAGTCCTGCTCTCTGCTCAGACCTCCCCTGCTCGGCTGTCTGGCCTGCTGCTGATCCCTCCAGTACAGCCCTGCTGTTTGGGGCTCAGCAAATGGGCGGACCGGCCTCTTGGAGGAGGCCCCAGTGCGGGTCCTGTGCAAGGACTGCAGCGGCTTCTGGAACAGGCAAAGAGCCCTGGGGAGCTGCTGCGCTGGCTGGGCCAGAACCCCACCAAAGTGCGCGTCCACCACTACTCGGTGGCGCTTCGTCGTCTGGGCCAGCTCTTGGGGTCTCGGCCACGGCCCCCTCCTGTGGAGCAGGCCACACTGCAGGACTTGAGTCAGCTCATCATCCGAAACTGCCCCTCCTTTGACATTCACACCATCCACGTGTGTCTGCACCTTGCAGTCTTACTTG GCTTTCCGTCTGATGGTCCCCTGGTGTGTGCCCTGGAACAGGAGCGAAGGCTCCGCCTCCCTCCGAAGCCACCTCCCCCTTTGCAGCCCCTTCTCCGAG AGGCAAGGCCAGAGGAACTGACTCCCCATGTGATGGTGCTCCTGGCCCAGCACCTGGCCCGGCACCGGTTACGGGAGCCCCAGCTTCTGGAAGCCATTGCCCACTTCCTGGTGGTTCAGGAAACCCAGCTCAGCAGCAAG GTGGTACAGAAGTTGGTTCTGCCCTTTGGGCGGCTGAATTACCTGCCCCTGGAACAGCAGTTTATGCCCTGCCTTGAGAGGATCCTGGCTCGGGAAGCAGGGGTGGCACCCCTGGCTACAGTCAACATCTTGATGTCACTGTGCCAACTGCGGTGCCTGCCCTTCAGAGCCCTGCACTTTGTTTTTTCCCCTGGCTTCATCAACTACATCAGTG GCACCCCTCATGCTCTGATTGTGCGTCGCTACCTCTCCCTGCTGGACACAGCCGTGGAGCTGGAGCTCCCAGGATACCGGGGTCCCCGCCTTCCCCGAAGGCAGCAAGTGCCCATCTTTCCCCAGCCTCTCATCACTGACCGTGCCCGCTGCAAGTACAG TCACAAGGACATAGTAGCTGAGGGGTTGCGCCAGCTGCTGGGGGAGGAGAAATACCGCCAAGACCTGACTGTGCCTCCAGGCTACTGCACAG ACTTCCTGCTGTGCGTCGGCAGCTCTGGTGCTGTGCTTCCCGTGAGGACCCAGGACCCCTTCCTGCCATACCCACCAAGGTCCTGCCTACAGGGCCAGGCTGCCTCTAGCCCCACTACTCGAGACCCTGCTCAGAG GGTGGTGCTGGTGTTGCGGGAACGCTGGCATTTCTGCCGGGATGGCAGGGTGCTGCTGGGCTCGAGGGCCCTGAGGGAGCGGCACTTGGGCCTGATGGGCTACCAGCTCCTGCCG CTACCCTTCGAGGAACTGGAGTCCCAGAGAGGCCTGCCCCAGCTCAAGAGCTACCTGAGGCAGAAGCTCCAGGCCCTGGGCCTGCGCTGGGGGCCTGAAGGGGGCTGA
- the FASTK gene encoding fas-activated serine/threonine kinase isoform X6 — MLRVLLSAQTSPARLSGLLLIPPVQPCCLGLSKWADRPLGGGPSAGPVQGLQRLLEQAKSPGELLRWLGQNPTKVRVHHYSVALRRLGQLLGSRPRPPPVEQATLQDLSQLIIRNCPSFDIHTIHVCLHLAVLLGFPSDGPLVCALEQERRLRLPPKPPPPLQPLLRGGQGLEAALSCPRFLRYPRQHLISSLAEARPEELTPHVMVLLAQHLARHRLREPQLLEAIAHFLVVQETQLSSKVVQKLVLPFGRLNYLPLEQQFMPCLERILAREAGVAPLATVNILMSLCQLRCLPFRALHFVFSPGFINYISAVELELPGYRGPRLPRRQQVPIFPQPLITDRARCKYSHKDIVAEGLRQLLGEEKYRQDLTVPPGYCTDFLLCVGSSGAVLPVRTQDPFLPYPPRSCLQGQAASSPTTRDPAQRVVLVLRERWHFCRDGRVLLGSRALRERHLGLMGYQLLPLPFEELESQRGLPQLKSYLRQKLQALGLRWGPEGG, encoded by the exons ATGCTTCGAGTCCTGCTCTCTGCTCAGACCTCCCCTGCTCGGCTGTCTGGCCTGCTGCTGATCCCTCCAGTACAGCCCTGCTGTTTGGGGCTCAGCAAATGGGCGGACCGGCCTCTTGGAGGAGGCCCCAGTGCGGGTCCTGTGCAAGGACTGCAGCGGCTTCTGGAACAGGCAAAGAGCCCTGGGGAGCTGCTGCGCTGGCTGGGCCAGAACCCCACCAAAGTGCGCGTCCACCACTACTCGGTGGCGCTTCGTCGTCTGGGCCAGCTCTTGGGGTCTCGGCCACGGCCCCCTCCTGTGGAGCAGGCCACACTGCAGGACTTGAGTCAGCTCATCATCCGAAACTGCCCCTCCTTTGACATTCACACCATCCACGTGTGTCTGCACCTTGCAGTCTTACTTG GCTTTCCGTCTGATGGTCCCCTGGTGTGTGCCCTGGAACAGGAGCGAAGGCTCCGCCTCCCTCCGAAGCCACCTCCCCCTTTGCAGCCCCTTCTCCGAGGTGGGCAAGGGTTGGAAGCTGCTCTAAGCTGTCCCCGTTTTCTGCGGTATCCACGGCAGCATCTGATCAGCAGCCTGGCAG AGGCAAGGCCAGAGGAACTGACTCCCCATGTGATGGTGCTCCTGGCCCAGCACCTGGCCCGGCACCGGTTACGGGAGCCCCAGCTTCTGGAAGCCATTGCCCACTTCCTGGTGGTTCAGGAAACCCAGCTCAGCAGCAAG GTGGTACAGAAGTTGGTTCTGCCCTTTGGGCGGCTGAATTACCTGCCCCTGGAACAGCAGTTTATGCCCTGCCTTGAGAGGATCCTGGCTCGGGAAGCAGGGGTGGCACCCCTGGCTACAGTCAACATCTTGATGTCACTGTGCCAACTGCGGTGCCTGCCCTTCAGAGCCCTGCACTTTGTTTTTTCCCCTGGCTTCATCAACTACATCAGTG CCGTGGAGCTGGAGCTCCCAGGATACCGGGGTCCCCGCCTTCCCCGAAGGCAGCAAGTGCCCATCTTTCCCCAGCCTCTCATCACTGACCGTGCCCGCTGCAAGTACAG TCACAAGGACATAGTAGCTGAGGGGTTGCGCCAGCTGCTGGGGGAGGAGAAATACCGCCAAGACCTGACTGTGCCTCCAGGCTACTGCACAG ACTTCCTGCTGTGCGTCGGCAGCTCTGGTGCTGTGCTTCCCGTGAGGACCCAGGACCCCTTCCTGCCATACCCACCAAGGTCCTGCCTACAGGGCCAGGCTGCCTCTAGCCCCACTACTCGAGACCCTGCTCAGAG GGTGGTGCTGGTGTTGCGGGAACGCTGGCATTTCTGCCGGGATGGCAGGGTGCTGCTGGGCTCGAGGGCCCTGAGGGAGCGGCACTTGGGCCTGATGGGCTACCAGCTCCTGCCG CTACCCTTCGAGGAACTGGAGTCCCAGAGAGGCCTGCCCCAGCTCAAGAGCTACCTGAGGCAGAAGCTCCAGGCCCTGGGCCTGCGCTGGGGGCCTGAAGGGGGCTGA
- the FASTK gene encoding fas-activated serine/threonine kinase isoform X1 has protein sequence MRRPRGEPGPRAPRPTEGATCAGPGESWSPSPNSMLRVLLSAQTSPARLSGLLLIPPVQPCCLGLSKWADRPLGGGPSAGPVQGLQRLLEQAKSPGELLRWLGQNPTKVRVHHYSVALRRLGQLLGSRPRPPPVEQATLQDLSQLIIRNCPSFDIHTIHVCLHLAVLLGFPSDGPLVCALEQERRLRLPPKPPPPLQPLLRGGQGLEAALSCPRFLRYPRQHLISSLAEARPEELTPHVMVLLAQHLARHRLREPQLLEAIAHFLVVQETQLSSKVVQKLVLPFGRLNYLPLEQQFMPCLERILAREAGVAPLATVNILMSLCQLRCLPFRALHFVFSPGFINYISGTPHALIVRRYLSLLDTAVELELPGYRGPRLPRRQQVPIFPQPLITDRARCKYSHKDIVAEGLRQLLGEEKYRQDLTVPPGYCTDFLLCVGSSGAVLPVRTQDPFLPYPPRSCLQGQAASSPTTRDPAQRVVLVLRERWHFCRDGRVLLGSRALRERHLGLMGYQLLPLPFEELESQRGLPQLKSYLRQKLQALGLRWGPEGG, from the exons ATGAGGAGGCCGCGGGGGGAACCCGGCCCCCGGGCCCCGAGACCGACTGAGGGAGCGACCTGCGCAGGGCCCGGGGAGTCAT GGTCTCCATCACCCAACTCCATGCTTCGAGTCCTGCTCTCTGCTCAGACCTCCCCTGCTCGGCTGTCTGGCCTGCTGCTGATCCCTCCAGTACAGCCCTGCTGTTTGGGGCTCAGCAAATGGGCGGACCGGCCTCTTGGAGGAGGCCCCAGTGCGGGTCCTGTGCAAGGACTGCAGCGGCTTCTGGAACAGGCAAAGAGCCCTGGGGAGCTGCTGCGCTGGCTGGGCCAGAACCCCACCAAAGTGCGCGTCCACCACTACTCGGTGGCGCTTCGTCGTCTGGGCCAGCTCTTGGGGTCTCGGCCACGGCCCCCTCCTGTGGAGCAGGCCACACTGCAGGACTTGAGTCAGCTCATCATCCGAAACTGCCCCTCCTTTGACATTCACACCATCCACGTGTGTCTGCACCTTGCAGTCTTACTTG GCTTTCCGTCTGATGGTCCCCTGGTGTGTGCCCTGGAACAGGAGCGAAGGCTCCGCCTCCCTCCGAAGCCACCTCCCCCTTTGCAGCCCCTTCTCCGAGGTGGGCAAGGGTTGGAAGCTGCTCTAAGCTGTCCCCGTTTTCTGCGGTATCCACGGCAGCATCTGATCAGCAGCCTGGCAG AGGCAAGGCCAGAGGAACTGACTCCCCATGTGATGGTGCTCCTGGCCCAGCACCTGGCCCGGCACCGGTTACGGGAGCCCCAGCTTCTGGAAGCCATTGCCCACTTCCTGGTGGTTCAGGAAACCCAGCTCAGCAGCAAG GTGGTACAGAAGTTGGTTCTGCCCTTTGGGCGGCTGAATTACCTGCCCCTGGAACAGCAGTTTATGCCCTGCCTTGAGAGGATCCTGGCTCGGGAAGCAGGGGTGGCACCCCTGGCTACAGTCAACATCTTGATGTCACTGTGCCAACTGCGGTGCCTGCCCTTCAGAGCCCTGCACTTTGTTTTTTCCCCTGGCTTCATCAACTACATCAGTG GCACCCCTCATGCTCTGATTGTGCGTCGCTACCTCTCCCTGCTGGACACAGCCGTGGAGCTGGAGCTCCCAGGATACCGGGGTCCCCGCCTTCCCCGAAGGCAGCAAGTGCCCATCTTTCCCCAGCCTCTCATCACTGACCGTGCCCGCTGCAAGTACAG TCACAAGGACATAGTAGCTGAGGGGTTGCGCCAGCTGCTGGGGGAGGAGAAATACCGCCAAGACCTGACTGTGCCTCCAGGCTACTGCACAG ACTTCCTGCTGTGCGTCGGCAGCTCTGGTGCTGTGCTTCCCGTGAGGACCCAGGACCCCTTCCTGCCATACCCACCAAGGTCCTGCCTACAGGGCCAGGCTGCCTCTAGCCCCACTACTCGAGACCCTGCTCAGAG GGTGGTGCTGGTGTTGCGGGAACGCTGGCATTTCTGCCGGGATGGCAGGGTGCTGCTGGGCTCGAGGGCCCTGAGGGAGCGGCACTTGGGCCTGATGGGCTACCAGCTCCTGCCG CTACCCTTCGAGGAACTGGAGTCCCAGAGAGGCCTGCCCCAGCTCAAGAGCTACCTGAGGCAGAAGCTCCAGGCCCTGGGCCTGCGCTGGGGGCCTGAAGGGGGCTGA
- the FASTK gene encoding fas-activated serine/threonine kinase isoform X2: MRRPRGEPGPRAPRPTEGATCAGPGESWSPSPNSMLRVLLSAQTSPARLSGLLLIPPVQPCCLGLSKWADRPLGGGPSAGPVQGLQRLLEQAKSPGELLRWLGQNPTKVRVHHYSVALRRLGQLLGSRPRPPPVEQATLQDLSQLIIRNCPSFDIHTIHVCLHLAVLLGFPSDGPLVCALEQERRLRLPPKPPPPLQPLLRGGQGLEAALSCPRFLRYPRQHLISSLAEARPEELTPHVMVLLAQHLARHRLREPQLLEAIAHFLVVQETQLSSKVVQKLVLPFGRLNYLPLEQQFMPCLERILAREAGVAPLATVNILMSLCQLRCLPFRALHFVFSPGFINYISAVELELPGYRGPRLPRRQQVPIFPQPLITDRARCKYSHKDIVAEGLRQLLGEEKYRQDLTVPPGYCTDFLLCVGSSGAVLPVRTQDPFLPYPPRSCLQGQAASSPTTRDPAQRVVLVLRERWHFCRDGRVLLGSRALRERHLGLMGYQLLPLPFEELESQRGLPQLKSYLRQKLQALGLRWGPEGG, from the exons ATGAGGAGGCCGCGGGGGGAACCCGGCCCCCGGGCCCCGAGACCGACTGAGGGAGCGACCTGCGCAGGGCCCGGGGAGTCAT GGTCTCCATCACCCAACTCCATGCTTCGAGTCCTGCTCTCTGCTCAGACCTCCCCTGCTCGGCTGTCTGGCCTGCTGCTGATCCCTCCAGTACAGCCCTGCTGTTTGGGGCTCAGCAAATGGGCGGACCGGCCTCTTGGAGGAGGCCCCAGTGCGGGTCCTGTGCAAGGACTGCAGCGGCTTCTGGAACAGGCAAAGAGCCCTGGGGAGCTGCTGCGCTGGCTGGGCCAGAACCCCACCAAAGTGCGCGTCCACCACTACTCGGTGGCGCTTCGTCGTCTGGGCCAGCTCTTGGGGTCTCGGCCACGGCCCCCTCCTGTGGAGCAGGCCACACTGCAGGACTTGAGTCAGCTCATCATCCGAAACTGCCCCTCCTTTGACATTCACACCATCCACGTGTGTCTGCACCTTGCAGTCTTACTTG GCTTTCCGTCTGATGGTCCCCTGGTGTGTGCCCTGGAACAGGAGCGAAGGCTCCGCCTCCCTCCGAAGCCACCTCCCCCTTTGCAGCCCCTTCTCCGAGGTGGGCAAGGGTTGGAAGCTGCTCTAAGCTGTCCCCGTTTTCTGCGGTATCCACGGCAGCATCTGATCAGCAGCCTGGCAG AGGCAAGGCCAGAGGAACTGACTCCCCATGTGATGGTGCTCCTGGCCCAGCACCTGGCCCGGCACCGGTTACGGGAGCCCCAGCTTCTGGAAGCCATTGCCCACTTCCTGGTGGTTCAGGAAACCCAGCTCAGCAGCAAG GTGGTACAGAAGTTGGTTCTGCCCTTTGGGCGGCTGAATTACCTGCCCCTGGAACAGCAGTTTATGCCCTGCCTTGAGAGGATCCTGGCTCGGGAAGCAGGGGTGGCACCCCTGGCTACAGTCAACATCTTGATGTCACTGTGCCAACTGCGGTGCCTGCCCTTCAGAGCCCTGCACTTTGTTTTTTCCCCTGGCTTCATCAACTACATCAGTG CCGTGGAGCTGGAGCTCCCAGGATACCGGGGTCCCCGCCTTCCCCGAAGGCAGCAAGTGCCCATCTTTCCCCAGCCTCTCATCACTGACCGTGCCCGCTGCAAGTACAG TCACAAGGACATAGTAGCTGAGGGGTTGCGCCAGCTGCTGGGGGAGGAGAAATACCGCCAAGACCTGACTGTGCCTCCAGGCTACTGCACAG ACTTCCTGCTGTGCGTCGGCAGCTCTGGTGCTGTGCTTCCCGTGAGGACCCAGGACCCCTTCCTGCCATACCCACCAAGGTCCTGCCTACAGGGCCAGGCTGCCTCTAGCCCCACTACTCGAGACCCTGCTCAGAG GGTGGTGCTGGTGTTGCGGGAACGCTGGCATTTCTGCCGGGATGGCAGGGTGCTGCTGGGCTCGAGGGCCCTGAGGGAGCGGCACTTGGGCCTGATGGGCTACCAGCTCCTGCCG CTACCCTTCGAGGAACTGGAGTCCCAGAGAGGCCTGCCCCAGCTCAAGAGCTACCTGAGGCAGAAGCTCCAGGCCCTGGGCCTGCGCTGGGGGCCTGAAGGGGGCTGA
- the FASTK gene encoding fas-activated serine/threonine kinase isoform X4: MLRVLLSAQTSPARLSGLLLIPPVQPCCLGLSKWADRPLGGGPSAGPVQGLQRLLEQAKSPGELLRWLGQNPTKVRVHHYSVALRRLGQLLGSRPRPPPVEQATLQDLSQLIIRNCPSFDIHTIHVCLHLAVLLGFPSDGPLVCALEQERRLRLPPKPPPPLQPLLRGGQGLEAALSCPRFLRYPRQHLISSLAEARPEELTPHVMVLLAQHLARHRLREPQLLEAIAHFLVVQETQLSSKVVQKLVLPFGRLNYLPLEQQFMPCLERILAREAGVAPLATVNILMSLCQLRCLPFRALHFVFSPGFINYISGTPHALIVRRYLSLLDTAVELELPGYRGPRLPRRQQVPIFPQPLITDRARCKYSHKDIVAEGLRQLLGEEKYRQDLTVPPGYCTDFLLCVGSSGAVLPVRTQDPFLPYPPRSCLQGQAASSPTTRDPAQRVVLVLRERWHFCRDGRVLLGSRALRERHLGLMGYQLLPLPFEELESQRGLPQLKSYLRQKLQALGLRWGPEGG, encoded by the exons ATGCTTCGAGTCCTGCTCTCTGCTCAGACCTCCCCTGCTCGGCTGTCTGGCCTGCTGCTGATCCCTCCAGTACAGCCCTGCTGTTTGGGGCTCAGCAAATGGGCGGACCGGCCTCTTGGAGGAGGCCCCAGTGCGGGTCCTGTGCAAGGACTGCAGCGGCTTCTGGAACAGGCAAAGAGCCCTGGGGAGCTGCTGCGCTGGCTGGGCCAGAACCCCACCAAAGTGCGCGTCCACCACTACTCGGTGGCGCTTCGTCGTCTGGGCCAGCTCTTGGGGTCTCGGCCACGGCCCCCTCCTGTGGAGCAGGCCACACTGCAGGACTTGAGTCAGCTCATCATCCGAAACTGCCCCTCCTTTGACATTCACACCATCCACGTGTGTCTGCACCTTGCAGTCTTACTTG GCTTTCCGTCTGATGGTCCCCTGGTGTGTGCCCTGGAACAGGAGCGAAGGCTCCGCCTCCCTCCGAAGCCACCTCCCCCTTTGCAGCCCCTTCTCCGAGGTGGGCAAGGGTTGGAAGCTGCTCTAAGCTGTCCCCGTTTTCTGCGGTATCCACGGCAGCATCTGATCAGCAGCCTGGCAG AGGCAAGGCCAGAGGAACTGACTCCCCATGTGATGGTGCTCCTGGCCCAGCACCTGGCCCGGCACCGGTTACGGGAGCCCCAGCTTCTGGAAGCCATTGCCCACTTCCTGGTGGTTCAGGAAACCCAGCTCAGCAGCAAG GTGGTACAGAAGTTGGTTCTGCCCTTTGGGCGGCTGAATTACCTGCCCCTGGAACAGCAGTTTATGCCCTGCCTTGAGAGGATCCTGGCTCGGGAAGCAGGGGTGGCACCCCTGGCTACAGTCAACATCTTGATGTCACTGTGCCAACTGCGGTGCCTGCCCTTCAGAGCCCTGCACTTTGTTTTTTCCCCTGGCTTCATCAACTACATCAGTG GCACCCCTCATGCTCTGATTGTGCGTCGCTACCTCTCCCTGCTGGACACAGCCGTGGAGCTGGAGCTCCCAGGATACCGGGGTCCCCGCCTTCCCCGAAGGCAGCAAGTGCCCATCTTTCCCCAGCCTCTCATCACTGACCGTGCCCGCTGCAAGTACAG TCACAAGGACATAGTAGCTGAGGGGTTGCGCCAGCTGCTGGGGGAGGAGAAATACCGCCAAGACCTGACTGTGCCTCCAGGCTACTGCACAG ACTTCCTGCTGTGCGTCGGCAGCTCTGGTGCTGTGCTTCCCGTGAGGACCCAGGACCCCTTCCTGCCATACCCACCAAGGTCCTGCCTACAGGGCCAGGCTGCCTCTAGCCCCACTACTCGAGACCCTGCTCAGAG GGTGGTGCTGGTGTTGCGGGAACGCTGGCATTTCTGCCGGGATGGCAGGGTGCTGCTGGGCTCGAGGGCCCTGAGGGAGCGGCACTTGGGCCTGATGGGCTACCAGCTCCTGCCG CTACCCTTCGAGGAACTGGAGTCCCAGAGAGGCCTGCCCCAGCTCAAGAGCTACCTGAGGCAGAAGCTCCAGGCCCTGGGCCTGCGCTGGGGGCCTGAAGGGGGCTGA
- the FASTK gene encoding fas-activated serine/threonine kinase isoform X5, producing MRRPRGEPGPRAPRPTEGATCAGPGESWSPSPNSMLRVLLSAQTSPARLSGLLLIPPVQPCCLGLSKWADRPLGGGPSAGPVQGLQRLLEQAKSPGELLRWLGQNPTKVRVHHYSVALRRLGQLLGSRPRPPPVEQATLQDLSQLIIRNCPSFDIHTIHVCLHLAVLLGFPSDGPLVCALEQERRLRLPPKPPPPLQPLLREARPEELTPHVMVLLAQHLARHRLREPQLLEAIAHFLVVQETQLSSKVVQKLVLPFGRLNYLPLEQQFMPCLERILAREAGVAPLATVNILMSLCQLRCLPFRALHFVFSPGFINYISAVELELPGYRGPRLPRRQQVPIFPQPLITDRARCKYSHKDIVAEGLRQLLGEEKYRQDLTVPPGYCTDFLLCVGSSGAVLPVRTQDPFLPYPPRSCLQGQAASSPTTRDPAQRVVLVLRERWHFCRDGRVLLGSRALRERHLGLMGYQLLPLPFEELESQRGLPQLKSYLRQKLQALGLRWGPEGG from the exons ATGAGGAGGCCGCGGGGGGAACCCGGCCCCCGGGCCCCGAGACCGACTGAGGGAGCGACCTGCGCAGGGCCCGGGGAGTCAT GGTCTCCATCACCCAACTCCATGCTTCGAGTCCTGCTCTCTGCTCAGACCTCCCCTGCTCGGCTGTCTGGCCTGCTGCTGATCCCTCCAGTACAGCCCTGCTGTTTGGGGCTCAGCAAATGGGCGGACCGGCCTCTTGGAGGAGGCCCCAGTGCGGGTCCTGTGCAAGGACTGCAGCGGCTTCTGGAACAGGCAAAGAGCCCTGGGGAGCTGCTGCGCTGGCTGGGCCAGAACCCCACCAAAGTGCGCGTCCACCACTACTCGGTGGCGCTTCGTCGTCTGGGCCAGCTCTTGGGGTCTCGGCCACGGCCCCCTCCTGTGGAGCAGGCCACACTGCAGGACTTGAGTCAGCTCATCATCCGAAACTGCCCCTCCTTTGACATTCACACCATCCACGTGTGTCTGCACCTTGCAGTCTTACTTG GCTTTCCGTCTGATGGTCCCCTGGTGTGTGCCCTGGAACAGGAGCGAAGGCTCCGCCTCCCTCCGAAGCCACCTCCCCCTTTGCAGCCCCTTCTCCGAG AGGCAAGGCCAGAGGAACTGACTCCCCATGTGATGGTGCTCCTGGCCCAGCACCTGGCCCGGCACCGGTTACGGGAGCCCCAGCTTCTGGAAGCCATTGCCCACTTCCTGGTGGTTCAGGAAACCCAGCTCAGCAGCAAG GTGGTACAGAAGTTGGTTCTGCCCTTTGGGCGGCTGAATTACCTGCCCCTGGAACAGCAGTTTATGCCCTGCCTTGAGAGGATCCTGGCTCGGGAAGCAGGGGTGGCACCCCTGGCTACAGTCAACATCTTGATGTCACTGTGCCAACTGCGGTGCCTGCCCTTCAGAGCCCTGCACTTTGTTTTTTCCCCTGGCTTCATCAACTACATCAGTG CCGTGGAGCTGGAGCTCCCAGGATACCGGGGTCCCCGCCTTCCCCGAAGGCAGCAAGTGCCCATCTTTCCCCAGCCTCTCATCACTGACCGTGCCCGCTGCAAGTACAG TCACAAGGACATAGTAGCTGAGGGGTTGCGCCAGCTGCTGGGGGAGGAGAAATACCGCCAAGACCTGACTGTGCCTCCAGGCTACTGCACAG ACTTCCTGCTGTGCGTCGGCAGCTCTGGTGCTGTGCTTCCCGTGAGGACCCAGGACCCCTTCCTGCCATACCCACCAAGGTCCTGCCTACAGGGCCAGGCTGCCTCTAGCCCCACTACTCGAGACCCTGCTCAGAG GGTGGTGCTGGTGTTGCGGGAACGCTGGCATTTCTGCCGGGATGGCAGGGTGCTGCTGGGCTCGAGGGCCCTGAGGGAGCGGCACTTGGGCCTGATGGGCTACCAGCTCCTGCCG CTACCCTTCGAGGAACTGGAGTCCCAGAGAGGCCTGCCCCAGCTCAAGAGCTACCTGAGGCAGAAGCTCCAGGCCCTGGGCCTGCGCTGGGGGCCTGAAGGGGGCTGA